A genomic segment from Necator americanus strain Aroian chromosome III, whole genome shotgun sequence encodes:
- a CDS encoding hypothetical protein (NECATOR_CHRIII.G10206.T1) — protein MTASDATDVKVVVVGDSSVGKSAILKRFFDKKFEESTAFTIGIDFRHISYYLDDGTKVRLCVWDTAGQERFRQLAPSYVRDAHVILVVFDLTAPNILEQIARWTLFVDGEREEGALIVYVGNKCDLKQRRHDPSIITRMMAEYEAPYVETSAKTGFNVDELFSMVAHMPFPTRQRCQSAPIRLSSISNGTTWRPLGCCQ, from the exons ATGACAGCGTCCGATGCAACAGATGTCAAAGTAGTTGTGGTTGGAGATTCTTCAG ttgGAAAATCGGCAATTCTCAAAAGATTTTTCGATAAAAAATTCGAGGAATCAACAGCATTCACTATAGGAATCGATTTCCGCCATATCAGTTACTATTTGGACGACGGAACG aaagttcGTCTTTGTGTGTGGGACACCGCCGGTCAAGAGAGATTCCGTCAGCTCGCTCCTTCTTATGTTAGGGACGCTCATGTCATTCTCGTTGTTTTTGATCTCACCG CTCCAAATATTTTGGAACAAATAGCGCGGTGGACGTTATTTGTCGATGGGGAGAGAGAAGAAGGTGCCCTGATTGTATATGTTGGTAACAAATGTGATCTCAAACAAAG gCGTCATGATCCTTCAATAATTACAAGAATGATGGCAGAATATGAGGCACCTTATGTGGAAACTTCTGCAAAGACGGGATTTAATGTCGAtgag CTTTTCTCAATGGTTGCGCACATGCCTTTCCCCACTCGTCAAAGATGCCAATCGGCACCAATCC GACTCTCATCGATATCAAATGGCACTACCTGGCGACCATTGGGCTGTTGTCAGTGA
- a CDS encoding hypothetical protein (NECATOR_CHRIII.G10207.T1), whose product MTTFMRYFKKVWLMQINNVNVAVAMGINLQVKLIKDCQIDCSYDFNHMVAILLANDTCAVSDRRLRGDASVKEMAGCGNSRGDW is encoded by the exons ATGACAACGTTTATGCGGTATTTTAAGAAAGTGTGGCTTATGCAGATTAATAATGTTAATGTTGCTGTTGCTATGGGCATAAATCTCCaagtaaaattaataaaagacTGTCAGATAGATTGTTCT TATGATTTCAACCATATGGTCGCGATACTACTCGCGAACGACACCTGCGCCGTATCCGATCGGCGTTTACGAGGTGATGCTAGCGTGAAGGAAATGGCTGGATGTGGAAACAGCCGTGGAGATTGGTAG